The genomic interval TGTGCTGTAGCGAGTCCACGGTCTACGCCACCACCGAGCCGCCGATCACCACCCTCTCGCTGAAGCCGCGGCGCATCGGCACCGCGGTCGTCCAGCTCCTCATCGACGCCATCGAGGGGCTCGACACCGGGCGGCCGGTCGAGCAGGTGATACCGACCGAGCTGATCGTCCGGACCTCCTCGCAGCGCCGCCCACCACGCGTCACGGTGAGCCCGCCGCGGGGCCCGACGATCTGAGGCCCGCCCGGCGCACCAGGGGCCGGGCCGGCCCGGGTCAACGCGCCGTTCCGCGCCGCCGTGTCTTTAGCGCGTCCTTCACCAGGTCGCGCGGAGGGCGCACGGGGCGCGGAGACCAGGGGGCGAACGAGTCAATTAGGGAGAAATAACCGCCGTACGCGCCCTCCCGCACCGATTCGCGGCCCCTGGTGCGTCACAAGGCGCGACGGTCATTCCTATGATGGGCGCACGACACCACGGACCGCCGTCGACCAGGCAAGGTCCACAAGGTGCACGGCGGCGCGATGGTGGAGGGGTCGATGACTCAGGGGGCCGGTCAAGGACCCGCGGCACGGCACACGGCGGCGATCCCGCCCTTCCCCGGGTACGCCGCGCCTCCCCCCATGCCGCCGTACGGCCAGGCGGCTCCCCCGGTGCAGCCGCCCATGGAGGCCCCGGAGGGCTACACCCCGACCGAGCGCGACCTGCCGGTGATCGGCCGGCCGGCCGTTCCGGAGGACATGCCGACGGTCGAGCTGACGCCGATCACCGAGCACCACGCCCACGTCCCGGCGCCGCCGTCCGGCCCCGGACCGCTCTTCGTCGTGGGCGACGTCCACGGCTATCTGGACGAGCTGCGGGCCGCGCTCGCCGCCCAGGGGCTCATCGACGCGAACGGCAGCTGGTGCGCGGGCAACACCCGCCTGTGGTTCCTCGGCGACTTCACCGACCGCGGCCCGGACGGCGTGGGCGTGATCGACCTGGTCATGCGGCTGTCCGCCGAGGCCGCGGCCGCCGGGGGCTACTGCAAGGCCCTCATGGGCAACCACGAGCTGCTCCTCATCGGCGCCAAGCGGTTCGCCGACACGCCGGTCAACTCCGGCGCCGGCACCGCCTCCTTCCAGGCGGCCTGGCTGCTCAACG from Streptomyces albireticuli carries:
- a CDS encoding metallophosphoesterase, coding for MVEGSMTQGAGQGPAARHTAAIPPFPGYAAPPPMPPYGQAAPPVQPPMEAPEGYTPTERDLPVIGRPAVPEDMPTVELTPITEHHAHVPAPPSGPGPLFVVGDVHGYLDELRAALAAQGLIDANGSWCAGNTRLWFLGDFTDRGPDGVGVIDLVMRLSAEAAAAGGYCKALMGNHELLLIGAKRFADTPVNSGAGTASFQAAWLLNGGQRTDMERLEDHHLQWMSRLDAMAHEDGHLLVHSDTTAYLDFGDSIEDVNDAVTEALQRNDPDEVWDLFRKFTKRFAFRDEAGALAARELLDTYGGGRLVHGHSPIPYLLGEVGTEEADDEERGTPVIDGPHLYADGLALAMDGGVTMAGKLLVVQLPLSG